The nucleotide sequence TGTAACAACCGATCTTCCGTGTGTTGATTGTGGCATTAATGACGGTAAGaacttctcttcctctcttttacacacacacgcacacacacacacacacacgcacacacacacctgagattTCTTTGACGTGAACTGCTCTTCATCTGTTTGGATGATTCTTTGCTCACACTTACAATGTGAGACTATTCCGGTTGTTGCATCCGGTACATGTGCAGCATGACGACAGCTGAATCCTGAATATAAACCGACGCTTTGGAGTCAGAAGaagttttgttcattttttcttCAAATACTGTATTGATGGGTTGAACTCCGGCCTTATTTAAAAGTGTGTACTGTATTTGGTCATCCTGTTGTCTTTACTTTTTGGGATCACAATCACCAGCGCTgaagttctcctcctcctcctcatattGTCAGACATCTTACCGTGTTCTTATAACGTTGTGACTTTTGAGTCCTGCTCTTTCTTTAtcttagctgttactttttttttttttttactatattcAATAAAGCTGAAGCGCATATGATTGAAGATaagcttaaaaaacaaaacactttatgTCCAGTCAAAACCTGAGCAGGActgagttaaaaaaatatatatacaagaGGCAAACAACGCAGAGTCCCACAACTCGGCATGAGAAGAACAGAAACGTCGACATGCATAGAAAAACCATACAATAAAACACCGAGAAGCATATCTCTGAATCGTTTAAAGGAGTTTTGAGAAGACACCTGCGGTAAATTGGCACCACACACAGAGTCctggttttttttccccacacaaaGCTTAGCCCTTATAGATGGCAGAGGAGTGCACGTTCTTCCATCCAACACCTTTTGTTCCTCTTTGGGTGGATGAAACACATTTGAGAAATCTTTGGCACAGTGATTTTTTTCAAGGCGCTGTCCTCAACCCATGGACATCGAGTACTTCTGTTTCTCACTTTCCTTTTAGTGGACACGTGGAGTATATGTAAATACTCTATGCGCTGTACGTCCTGATTCTGCTGGGACCCGGGCAGGAACGGCTACTGGACGAGGACAGCAGCGTCTTTGTGTCTCTCGCTGTGTTTTTTCCAGTCACACCTTTCTTTTGCGTGGCCCTGCCACCTCCCCACATGCCTCCCagtcactgcccccccctcgCTCCTTCTCTTCATCGCAgcaatcctcctcttcctcctctacaGTTGACTCGTACGTGGGCTTCTCCTCTTGTTTGATGGCTGCCGCGGCCTTGGGAGCGGCTGCAGAGCCGTCCCCTGAATCAGTGCTGTCCTCAAAggcctccgggttctccagcatCTCCCGAATGAGTGGAGGCATGGGACCGGGGATCTCCATCTTCAATGTGATGGCTCTTTctgcacctacacacacacacacacacacacacgcacacacgcataaaTGTGCCTGCTATGCTCTTCTTATATGCAGATGATGGTATATTCTTTTTGCCAgaattattttgcatttatgGTTCTTAGAATGCAATAAGATGAAACATTAGAGCTGTAATTCctcttaaaattatttttagaatGCTGACCTTTTGTGCTGATGCCTCTGAGGTCCGTGACTTTCATCAGCATGCGTGGAAACATGTGAGGCTTATCCGGGCGTCTGCGACGGGTGTAGATCTTCAGCGCCTCGAGCAACGGCTCCTGCAGCTTGTCTACCTTCTGTGGCTCCTCCAGGTCCATACGGTCTGCAGCAATAATAGAGAGACACGCATTTTATTAGCATGAAGCCGATTAAAATAAGAGACGCTAAAGTGAAGCACGACTTCACCTCCACAGATGAGGCAGATCGCGCTGAGGAGGCCCGTCTCCGTGTCGTCCATCTCCAAAGGCAGCAGTTGGCCGGCAAAGGCAAACACGAGATCCGTAAGCGGGCCGAAGCCCGCGTTGTGCATCTGGGTCCTGTTGAGAGTCAGGCCATCCGAGAAGGTCATTGTGTCTTGCTCCGGGGTGTAACGAGTGCATATCCTCAGCATCTAGAAAAAAGGGGACGAACGTCACAGCAAGAGAAGAGGAACGGTGATGTCAAATGAGGATTCTCTGTTCATAACGAGATCAGCAGCGTGACAAATGAGGAAGCGGCAGCAATGTGGGAGGAGTCAGAGAGAAGCAGGGGCTGTGTGCTCGGTACCAGGATGTCCAGACATGCAGATTTGAGGAGGGTGATCTGGTCAGCGATGGTGAGCGTAGTGAAACCTGGTAGCCGCTTGGCAAACTCCACAATCTTTATTATGCACTTAGTGGACAGCTCACTGAACTTATCCCAGAGGCCCAAGTCCAGCTGGACTCTGTGGTCAGCGCTTGAATTCTGGGAGAGAAACAGCGGGACACTTTTGTctatgtggggtttttttttttttttgtggcaaaGCGGCGAGCCAATGCTTGACTGCTTCGGCGTGGATGGATCATCCGGTCACACTCACTGTGGTGTATTTTCCTAGTTGGCACAGCGATGGAAAGGTCTCCTGGTGAGCTTTGCTGACTTTGTTCACCAGCTGCTCCAGTTCTCCGCTCAGTTCATAGTtctctggcagcagcagctcctccttcacctccttcttcttcttgttcctgTCGTTACGCACCGCTGCAGggaaacgcacacgcacacacacgcacgttgtCGGGTTTGTCCTGAGTGTAAAGCTTCGCTTTACGAAGGGCATGTTGATATGGTGTAACTCGCCTTCTTTGGACATGCCGACCTCAAAGCACTTTTGCAGCCGGCAGTACTGGCAGCGGTTGCGGGTCACTTTGTTGATTTGGCAGTTCTTGTCTCGGTGGCAGGTGTACACCATGTTCTTCTGAATGCTGCGGCGAAAGAAACCCTGGAACACACAGAGGAAGGCGTCGCGTTACCGCGTGGCTCTGGAAGTGGCTGTGCCTGTTTGTGAGTCCACTGCTTGGGTGCAGACGGAATTATTGGATGGGATGTCGTGAATGATTTAACAGGCAATCGTGTTTCCACATTGTTTTcttagtttatttttatatgtaaTGATCCTGAACTTTCTTCTCAAACCGGTTCCTCTTTATGCCGTTTTATATATAACCTGAAAGCACGAATATCCTCTATTAAATTCTATTCACCaagtttaatattattatttgtatttaatttgatctccccccctcccccagcagtCAGCATTTAGATGCGGTGACCTCGTGCTGATCACTGACCatcagtgttgggaaagtaactaaagtaactagtaacttaaagtaataagtaactagttacttttggcagggcataataagtaaagtaatgtaattacttttttccggcaagtaactagtaataagtaatatattactgatcttgagtaacttgcccaacactgctgacCATTCAGCTGCTGCATCTCTAGGGTGCAGTACTAGCGAACGTACACTAGATGGTACCTCCACAAAAGCCAAGGTTCCAGCTGTGCAGCGCTGCCTGACATCTGTCTGACTAAATCCGGCCTCGCCTTTACCTTGCAGCCTTCACACGAGCTCACGCCGTAGTGATAGCCAGAGGACTTGTCCTGGCACACGAAGCACGGCTTGTAGACgcgaggggggggcgggggagaaGGCGAGCTGGGCAGCATCTCCTCCGAGCTGGTGCTCTGGGTTTCTACCGCTGTggagaaaataaagcaaaacatgaAGCTCTCTTATTATATCAGAGCCTCCTGTTTCCGTAAGATCTGAGAACGTACAGTGAAAGATAATACAACAAGCGACCCTCGACCCTCGACCCCATGCAGGCCACCCCTCGGAGACAGAAGGCAGCCTTTTTGACTGACGTCTGAAGTTCTGCATCTGCTCTGCACACCCATATGCTCGCATCTTTATTGGCGAGGCCGTCCGACCGAACGCTGAGCGGCGTGTGAACAAACAGAGGCGGGACGTTTACGAGACCGGCTGTCTCCTTCTGTTCGTCCTCGCCGTCTCGCCACACTGTCCATCCGCTGGCCCGCGGGGAGAGCCATTCGACTGATGAGAACGCCGTGGTTACGGCGCCAAGGAGTTCAACCTCAGCACACCTGATGCACGTTTAAAGGTGGTGAGGAAAGAACGGGCGGATTCCTTTGAACATGTCTTTCAGCTTTCACCTTCAGTCACCCCAACTTCACCCCTCTGcccagtcacccccccccccccccccccagccccttgTTTCCTGGCCCTAAATTCCTCTCTGCAGGCTGGACGGGGTTTAATAGTCGCCCGAGCTCATAAGCAGCCCTATAAAGGCTGTGTCTGGGGCAGGAAGGAGGCCCCCGGCCAGGCCGACGGCCTCTTTATTGGGATGCAGTCACCTTGGGCAGCTATTCACATCAACTGCTCCATCCTTGGGAGTCGGTCcttgtaaaaataaagaatctgGGGGGTCAAAAACCCAAAGTCACTGCCCCTTCAATGGATAACACAGGACTTGAccaaatgtgccccccccccaccctgctggAGCAACCCCCGACCTGAACCCACAGCTTTTCATTAACAAGAGTGCTAATGTTTCAAAAACAGAGAAGCAACGCCACAAAGGAATAATCTAATAAAACcagaggagagaaatgaaaagagaaagaaagggaacgGAGGTGAGACCGAGGACGGAAACTTCCCAGCGGACGAACGGTTAAATGAAGTCCTGACCATTTAACTTTGACCTTGACTGAAGGaggccatgtgtgtgtgagcagtagGTCAACCAATGGGTTCAAATCTGacattcagccaatcacaaagtGCTGCCAATCCCAATAAAGGGCGTTATTATCAAAGGAGATCATCAGAATCTACATTGACGTTAACTGGGTCACCTGGTTTTGGCTCAGTCACAggtatgtcagtgtgtgttccGTCTTTACACACTACCGGCCGTTCACttaaacacacatgcaaaatgaCCAAATCCATGGGAGCTCACTAGAACCTG is from Brachionichthys hirsutus isolate HB-005 chromosome 8, CSIRO-AGI_Bhir_v1, whole genome shotgun sequence and encodes:
- the LOC137898749 gene encoding retinoic acid receptor gamma-A-like translates to MLPSSPSPPPPPRVYKPCFVCQDKSSGYHYGVSSCEGCKGFFRRSIQKNMVYTCHRDKNCQINKVTRNRCQYCRLQKCFEVGMSKEAVRNDRNKKKKEVKEELLLPENYELSGELEQLVNKVSKAHQETFPSLCQLGKYTTNSSADHRVQLDLGLWDKFSELSTKCIIKIVEFAKRLPGFTTLTIADQITLLKSACLDILMLRICTRYTPEQDTMTFSDGLTLNRTQMHNAGFGPLTDLVFAFAGQLLPLEMDDTETGLLSAICLICGDRMDLEEPQKVDKLQEPLLEALKIYTRRRRPDKPHMFPRMLMKVTDLRGISTKGAERAITLKMEIPGPMPPLIREMLENPEAFEDSTDSGDGSAAAPKAAAAIKQEEKPTYESTVEEEEEDCCDEEKERGGGSDWEACGEVAGPRKRKV